The genomic DNA TGAAGCCTGTTGTTCACTAGCGAGTTCTAATTGATAAAAACGTTGGCGTAATGCTTCGAGAAACCAATCTGGCCAATTTGACATAACACATTTCCCCTCCCGTGGTTTGAGTGTGTGTATGGTAACTCTGATGGGGAGGGATGGCAAGTTATTGTTTTGTGCAGGAAAGATGGATTATTATGATTTTTTAACCTTTTTATTTTGATTATACAAAAAAGCTCATTCCTACTCATGATTCAAGTTGGAACAAGCTTTTTAAAGTTCATCAAGTGTTTGTTAATTTGTTCAGTGTTTGGTTTGTTGGTGGTATTGCACTCTTATTGTCGGAGTTAATAGCTCTATTTCAACTTTATGTTAATCTTCATAGTCATCTTCTACTTTAGGTATGAATGGAGACAAGAAAGGGTCTGTGTGTTCAGTCAATTCACCTCGAATTAATGTATGAACCCTAAATTCATTAAATAGTTTCATATCATCACTATCCCTTACATATAAAATTCCATATGAGCCGGGAGCAAACTCACCCACTCTTTTTAATAATTCTATGGGATTATGTTTAGCTGTAGGTTTATGATTATTAAGACCTGCTATCCAGAGTTGAAAATCTCCATTTACGGCTCTTAAATCCAAAACGCCAGAAGGCCAATCTAATTCATTCAAAAAGTTCTGTATCTCTTGAATGACTAAAATTAATTTTTCATCATCATCTTCAAATGAGGAACTTTCTCTAATGGTTGCCCACCCGTGATACTCAAA from Paenibacillus sp. FSL R10-2782 includes the following:
- a CDS encoding Imm7 family immunity protein gives rise to the protein MFEYHGWATIRESSSFEDDDEKLILVIQEIQNFLNELDWPSGVLDLRAVNGDFQLWIAGLNNHKPTAKHNPIELLKRVGEFAPGSYGILYVRDSDDMKLFNEFRVHTLIRGELTEHTDPFLSPFIPKVEDDYED